Proteins encoded in a region of the Vicia villosa cultivar HV-30 ecotype Madison, WI linkage group LG5, Vvil1.0, whole genome shotgun sequence genome:
- the LOC131604224 gene encoding uncharacterized protein LOC131604224 — MNIDDTELSNKYGDCICTRGSSSIREAWNLDSENQNNAQDGVFVRKNGPMFLISDDLKIVPSSMLSSLEMLIQSGHSDLTQLEEITHNIGKHEMLNLLKYTLISHEPLTNTILAGSSINKDIPPNQIPSAVIETPLANDNTRKMVVKVMQSKSQKNIIYAETKGDFVDFIFRFLTMPLGSIVKRLGVNSFAGPVGNLYESMESFDPTSVFLNPGIVQQSNCPNHPLNIPHVLPRPTTYYYDYKIGGVISKSSESSSRITPLVSRDFDMLKGVVGFVKQYALYGVGDDLKVKKVSANFCFSYLKELNLSLDDLEVKAISIGDVEALSLLGACVTSNFTLTSGLKHFLNVPKQESTLT, encoded by the exons ATGAATATTGATGACACTGAACTATCAAATAAGTATGGAGATTGTATTTGTACACGCGGAAGTTCCTCTATTAGAGAGGCATGGAATTTGGATTCTGAGAATCAGAATAATGCCCAAGATGGTGTATTTGTTAGAAAAAATGGACCGATGTTTCTGATTTCTGATGATTTGAAGATCGTGCCAAGTTCAATGTTGAGTTCACTAGAGATGTTGATCCAATCGGGCCATTCCGACTTGACTCAATTAGAAGAAATCACACACAATATTGGCAAGCATGAG aTGTTAAACCTCCTCAAGTATACCTTAATCTCTCATGAGCCTCTAACGAATACAATTTTGGCAGGTAGTTCCATAAACAAAGACATTCCGCCCAACCAAATTCCATCCGCTGTTATAGAAACTCCCTTGGCTAATGACAACACCCGGAAAATGGTTGTTAAAGTAATGCAAAGTAAATCTCAGAAAAATATAATCTATGCAGAAACCAAAGGAGATTTTGTTGACTTCATTTTTAGGTTTCTTACCATGCCATTAGGATCCATAGTAAAGCGTTTGGGAGTTAACTCTTTTGCCGGACCTGTTGGTAATTTGTACGAGAGTATGGAGAGCTTTGATCCGACTTCAGTGTTTCTCAATCCTGGCATAGTACAACAATCTAATTGTCCAAACCATCCTCTTAACATTCCCCATGTCCTACCACGTCCCACTACATATTATTATGACTATAAAATTGGAGGAGTGATTTCTAAGTCATCGGAATCTAGCTCAAGAATAACACCCTTGGTTTCACGGGACTTCGACATGTTAAAAGGTGTTGTGGGATTTGTGAAGCAATATGCATTATATGGTGTAGGAGACGATCTTAAAGTAAAAAAAGTTTCGGCTAATTTTTGCTTTTCGTATCTGAAAGAACTGAACCTTTCTCTTGATGATCTTGAAGTGAAGGCGATAAGCATCGGTGATGTTGAG GCTTTGAGCCTCCTTGGAGCTTGTGTGACATCAAACTTTACCTTAACGAGTGGACTCAAACACTTCTTGAATGTGCCAAAACAAGAATCCACTTTGAC